A portion of the Myripristis murdjan chromosome 13, fMyrMur1.1, whole genome shotgun sequence genome contains these proteins:
- the nlrx1 gene encoding NLR family member X1 gives MNSLHRQLSQLGGAWRWKRRVMFSLYPASGFLCRTFCSSTSQLDPIEIHKRKLTLWFSHLPQEEKQFGGYFSPETMHVDPLILERQPEDRTGFLSHPSQTPSSPSFTVEELFEPTRICCPDRGPTVLLYGAVGTGKSTVLRKLVLDWCTGKTLTHFKLLIPFSCEDLSQLTKATSLRDLVRRKYLHLGKTPLLSGEADQAKDVLFVFNGMEKMKLDFRIGSTELCSDPNEALPAGVVVVNLLRKYLLPEASILVTTRLSALDRIPERYVNHYAQICGFSDPDRQRAYFTSRLLQQTRESPQNHEAEALIQLLYLNLQRESQLATACFLPSYCWLTCATLHFLHFTDANAPIRTLTGIYTSFLRLNFGGEVMGMGAGTGMPIQEHHNSLMLYVVRTVGKLAFDGVTNKRTSFSEQELEQWVGGKTKTDEELRQLAMFRTDVLDFFLIPCAESGKGFPREVSENDERRYVFAVPAMQEYLAALYVVLGENKSALEKLTRQVTVAIGQAGEDVNALISILSKFIPLRIFALFNLLKLFPKLFEQISSRNKGKIARTMAAEMFRTEDSFNEDVLDQVEQHLLGVHGPQPQQLSESQPFELYPIFMGGLLHYGNRVLLQQLGCSIKSTTVSQITQALRKYLVRELSKPQPPEELMDLLVLLYEFQNPRLNAEVLHSIRSIRLSNVRLTPLKCFVLSSVLSCAPSSYHLQELDLSSCHLTNHILEMLLPAFRHTSDLNLQFNSLGPESCIILRDLLLDPKSSIRSLQLCDNPLLESGACILLEALPKNQSLRHLSLMHTGIGDQGALQLAERLHQHTGLQELNVAYNNIGDNAALALVDACREHPSIHTVHLYLNPLSDVGKQSLYVRGVPREHGGSGRRVKVLASVTEGSDVSEDWHPILSVIRENASSWERERVRQQLQVFLRDLEWGRQQQQSLWKRLHFRRVEKGVRQTLRMLERDTLPRPTGYSK, from the exons ATGAACTCACTGCACAG ACAGCTGAGTCAACTCGGAGGGGCatggaggtggaagaggagggtCATGTTTTCTCTCTACCCAGCCAGTGGCTTCCTCTGCAGGACCTTCTGCTCCAGCACTTCACAACTAG ATCCGATAGAGATCCACAAGAGGAAGCTAACCCTGTGGTTCAGCCACCTTCCACAAGAGGAGAAACAGTTTGGAGGCTACTTCAGCCCAGAGACCATGCATGTGGATCCTCTGATCCTGGAGAGGCAGCCCGAGGACAGGACGGGATTCCTCAGCCACCCGAGCCAAACTCCCTCCAGCCCCTCTTTCACTGTGGAAGAGTTGTTTGAGCCCACTCGGATATGTTGTCCGGATCGGGGACCCACTGTCTTGCTGTATGGGGCCGTGGGAACAGGAAAAAGTACCGTGCTCCGGAAGCTAGTTCTGGACTGGTGCACTGGGAAAACCCTGACACATTTCAAGTTGCTGATACCTTTCTCCTGTGAGGATCTTTCTCAGCTGACGAA GGCAACATCCTTAAGGGACCTGGTGAGGAGGAAGTACCTTCACTTGGGGAAAACCCCCCTGCTAAGTGGGGAGGCGGATCAAGCTAAGGATGTGCTCTTTGTCTTCAATGGGATGGAAAAGATGAAGCTGGACTTCCGTATTGGATCCACAGAGCTCTGCAGTGACCCCAACGAGGCGCTGCCTGCTGGGGTCGTGGTGGTCAATCTACTGAGGAAGTACCTCCTTCCTGAG GCCAGTATATTGGTTACCACCAGACTGTCTGCCCTGGACCGCATCCCTGAGAGATATGTGAATCACTATGCACAGATCTGTGGCTTCAGTGACCCAGATCGCCAGAGGGCCTACTTCACCAGCCGCTTGCTGCAGCAAACTAGGGAGAGCCCACAAAACCACGAGGCAGAGGCTCTCATACAGCTGCTCTACCTCAACCTCCAGAGGGAGAGCCAGCTGGCTACAGCCTGCTTCCTCCCGTCCTACTGCTGGCTCACCTGTGCAACCTTACACTTCCTCCATTTCACCGATGCCAATGCACCCATCCGCACACTGACTGGCATTTACACCAGTTTCCTTAGGCTCAACTTTGGAGGTGAAGTGATGGGCATGGGGGCTGGGACTGGCATGCCTATTCAGGAGCACCACAACTCCTTGATGCTGTATGTGGTTCGAACAGTTGGGAAACTCGCGTTTGATGGTGTGACAAACAAGCGCACTTCATTCTCGGAGCAGGAACTAGAGCAGTGGGTAGGAGgtaaaacaaagacagatgAGGAGCTGCGTCAGCTCGCAATGTTTCGAACTGATGTGCTGGACTTCTTTTTGATTCCATGTGCGGAAAGTGGTAAGGGTTTTCCGAGGGAAGTGAGTGAGAACGACGAGAGGCGATATGTGTTTGCGGTCCCAGCGATGCAGGAGTACTTGGCCGCTCTCTATGTGGTCCTTGGAGAGAATAAATCTGCACTAGAGAAGCTTACAAGGCAGGTGACTGTGGCAATTGGCCAGGCAGGTGAGGATGTCAATGCCCTCATCAGTATCCTTTCCAAATTCATACCTCTCCGTATCTTTGCTCTCTTCAACCTCCTCAAGCTTTTTCCAAAGTTGTTTGAGCAAATCAGCAGTCGTAACAAAGGCAAGATTGCCAGAACCATGGCAGCGGAGATGTTCCGTACGGAGGATAGCTTCAACGAGGACGTCCTGGATCAGGTGGAGCAGCACCTGCTGGGAGTCCATGGCccacagccacaacagctcAGTGAAAGCCAGCCCTTTGAGCTGTACCCCATCTTCATGGGTGGCCTGTTGCATTATGGTAACCGTGTCCTTCTCCAGCAACTTGGCTGCAGCATCAAGAGCACCACTGTGTCCCAGATCACACAAGCCCTGAGGAAATACCTAGTCAGAG AGCTCAGCAAGCCGCAGCCACCAGAGGAGCTgatggatctgttggttctgctGTATGAGTTTCAGAACCCCAGACTGAATGCTGAGGTTCTGCACTCCATCAGAAGCATCCGCCTCAGCAACGTTCGTTTGACGCCGCTCAAATGCTTCGTTCTGAGTTCTGTACTGTCATGTGCTCCTTCCAG CTATCACCTCCAAGAGCTGGACCTGTCCTCTTGCCACTTGACCAATCACATCCTCGAGATGCTGTTGCCCGCCTTCAGACACACAAGTGACCTCAA CCTGCAGTTTAACAGCCTGGGTCCTGAGTCCTGCATTATCCTGAGAGATCTGCTACTAGACCCCAAGAGTTCAATTAGATCTCTACA GCTGTGTGATAATCCTCTGCTGGAGTCTGGTGCCTGCATCCTGCTGGAGGCTCTGCCGAAGAACCAGTCGCTGAGGCACCTGTCCCTGATGCACACTGGCATCGGGGACCAGGGCGCTCTGCAGCTGGCCGAGCGGCTGCACCAGCACACTGGCCTCCAGGAGCTCAACGTCGCCTACAACAACATAGGAGACAACGCTGCCCTCGCCCTCGTGGACGCCTGCAGGGAGCATCCCAGCATACACACCGTGCA TTTGTATCTGAACCCCCTCAGTGATGTGGGAAAGCAGTCCCTGTACGTACGCGGCGTTCCCAGGGAGCACGGCGGCTCCGGCAGGCGGGTGAAGGTCCTGGCCTCAGTCACCGAGGGATCAGACGTCTCCGAGGACTGGCACCCTATCCTCAGCGTGATCCGAGAGAACGCCTCATCCTGGGAACGGGAGCGCGTacggcagcagctgcag GTGTTCCTCAGGGATCTGGAGTGGGGtcgtcagcagcagcagagcctctGGAAGCGGCTGCACTTTCGCCGGGTGGAGAAGGGAGTCCGGCAGACATTACGGATGCTGGAGAGGGACACATTACCTCGACCCACAGGATACAGCAAGTAA
- the efhd1 gene encoding EF-hand domain-containing protein D1 isoform X2: MFGVIPWSLTSAVKGTRRLRSSSVTAVLLGMASDELARKLQRRLAAVEAADPEQAAAPEPAAGQEPVAAPEPVAAPGTVAAPRPVTPQEPEPPGSLDPAASELSAKLSRRLDINEGSAAPRPGRVFNPYTEFKEFSRKQIKDMEKMFKRTLKPLLMHGTTALHLVFNEPKTAHITPLLVSLHRLPAAARIKFKSLTLTCRAVTRPAPADLDSLFSGLHSLPSSWLLHAATPGASSTTRP; encoded by the exons ATGTTCGGTGTCATTCCATGGAGCTTGACTTCAGCTGTTAAAGGCACTCGGAGGCTGCGCTCCTCCAGTGTGACGGCTGTCCTCCTCGGCATGGCATCGGACGAGCTGGCCAGGAAGCTGCAGCGGCGCTTGGCCGCAGTGGAGGCGGCTGACCCGGAGCAGGCGGCCGCCCCGGAGCCGGCGGCCGGGCAGGAGCCGGTGGCCGCCCCGGAGCCGGTGGCCGCGCCGGGAACGGTGGCGGCGCCGCGGCCGGTCACTCCCCAGGAGCCGGAGCCGCCCGGCAGCCTCGACCCGGCCGCTTCCGAGCTGAGCGCCAAACTGAGCCGCAGGCTGGACATCAACGAGGGCAGCGCCGCCCCCAGACCAGGCCGGGTGTTCAACCCCTACACCGAGTTTAAAGAGTTCTCCCGCAAACAGATAAAGGACATGGAGAAAATGTTCAAGCG CACACTGAAGCCTCTGCTGATGCATGGGACCACGGCGCTGCATCTGGTCTTCAACGAGCCCAAAACAGCACACATCACCCCGCTGTTGGTATCCCTCCACCGGCTTCCGGCTGCTGCTCGCATCAAATTCAAGTCCTTGACTCTTACCTGCAGAGCAGTGACCAGACCTGCTCCTGCTGACCTGGACTCCCTGTTTTCAGGTTTACACTCCCTCCCGTCCTCTTGGCTCCTCCATGCAGCAACGCCTGGAGCCTCCAGCACAACAAGGCCCTGA